The Flavobacterium piscisymbiosum genome includes a region encoding these proteins:
- the gyrB gene encoding DNA topoisomerase (ATP-hydrolyzing) subunit B encodes MSEEIKKNNYSADSIQALEGMEHVRMRPSMYIGDVGVRGLHHLVYEVVDNSIDEAMGGHCDTIGVAINEDGSVTVEDNGRGIPVDLHKKEGVSALEVVMTKIGAGGKFDKDSYKVSGGLHGVGVSVVNALSVHMKSTVFREGKIYEQEYERGKAIYPVKQIGETDKRGTRQTFYPDDTIFTQTTEFSYDTLSARMRELSFLNKGITITFTDKREVDEKGEFKVEVFHSDEGLKEYIRYLDGNREPIISHVISMDHEKGEIPVEVALIYNTSYTENIFSYVNNINTHEGGTHLQGFRSGLTRTLKKYADASGMLDKLKFEIAGDDFREGLTAIISVKVQEPQFEGQTKTKLGNREVVSPVSQAVGEMLENYLEENPNDARIIIQKVILAAQARHAAKKAREMVQRKTVMGGGGLPGKLSDCSEQDPARCEVYLVEGDSAGGTAKQGRDRNFQAILPLRGKILNVEKAMHHKVFENEEIRNIFTALGVTVGTAEDSKALNLEKLRYHKVIIMCDADVDGSHISTLILTFFFRFMKELIEEGHVYIAAPPLYMVKKGNKKEYAWNDVQRDQANERMGGSAAIQRYKGLGEMNAEQLWETTMDPGFRTLRQVTIDSLAEADRVFSMLMGDEVPPRREFIEKNAVYANIDA; translated from the coding sequence ATGAGCGAAGAAATCAAGAAGAACAATTATTCAGCAGATAGTATTCAGGCATTAGAAGGAATGGAGCACGTAAGAATGCGTCCATCGATGTATATTGGAGATGTGGGTGTTCGAGGGCTACATCATTTGGTTTATGAGGTTGTTGATAACTCTATTGATGAGGCGATGGGAGGACATTGTGATACCATTGGTGTTGCAATTAACGAAGACGGTTCAGTAACAGTTGAAGATAACGGTCGTGGTATTCCAGTTGATTTACATAAAAAAGAAGGTGTTTCGGCACTTGAAGTAGTAATGACCAAGATTGGTGCCGGAGGTAAATTTGATAAGGATTCTTATAAAGTTTCCGGAGGTTTACACGGTGTTGGGGTTTCAGTTGTAAATGCACTTTCGGTTCATATGAAATCTACTGTTTTTAGAGAAGGTAAAATCTATGAGCAGGAGTACGAAAGAGGTAAAGCAATTTATCCTGTTAAACAAATTGGAGAAACAGATAAAAGAGGTACACGTCAGACTTTTTACCCTGATGATACGATCTTTACTCAGACTACAGAGTTCTCTTATGATACATTATCGGCTCGTATGCGTGAGCTTTCTTTCTTGAATAAAGGAATCACAATCACGTTTACAGATAAAAGAGAAGTAGATGAAAAAGGTGAATTTAAGGTTGAAGTTTTTCATTCAGACGAAGGTCTTAAAGAATACATTCGTTATTTAGATGGTAACCGTGAGCCAATTATTTCTCACGTTATCAGCATGGATCACGAAAAAGGGGAGATTCCGGTTGAGGTTGCCTTAATTTACAATACAAGTTATACAGAGAATATTTTCTCATACGTAAATAATATTAATACACACGAAGGAGGAACGCATTTACAAGGTTTTAGAAGTGGTTTAACAAGAACCCTTAAAAAATACGCAGATGCATCCGGAATGTTGGATAAATTGAAATTCGAAATTGCGGGAGATGACTTCCGTGAAGGATTAACTGCTATTATTTCGGTAAAAGTACAAGAGCCACAATTCGAAGGACAAACCAAAACTAAACTTGGAAACAGAGAAGTAGTTTCTCCTGTTTCTCAGGCCGTTGGAGAAATGTTAGAAAATTATCTGGAAGAAAATCCAAATGATGCCCGAATCATTATCCAAAAAGTAATTTTGGCTGCACAAGCCCGTCACGCTGCTAAAAAAGCACGTGAAATGGTACAACGTAAAACCGTTATGGGTGGCGGTGGATTGCCAGGAAAACTTTCAGATTGTTCTGAGCAGGATCCTGCAAGATGTGAGGTTTACCTTGTCGAGGGAGATTCGGCTGGTGGAACAGCAAAACAAGGTCGTGATCGTAACTTTCAGGCAATTTTACCATTACGTGGTAAGATTTTGAATGTCGAGAAAGCGATGCATCACAAAGTATTCGAAAACGAAGAGATTCGTAACATCTTTACTGCTCTTGGAGTTACCGTTGGTACTGCAGAAGACAGTAAAGCCTTAAATCTTGAAAAACTAAGATATCATAAAGTAATCATCATGTGTGATGCCGATGTCGATGGTAGTCACATTTCTACCTTAATATTAACGTTCTTCTTCCGTTTTATGAAAGAACTAATCGAAGAAGGTCACGTTTACATTGCAGCTCCACCTTTGTATATGGTTAAAAAAGGAAACAAAAAAGAGTACGCATGGAACGACGTTCAACGTGATCAGGCAAACGAAAGAATGGGAGGAAGTGCTGCTATTCAACGTTATAAAGGTCTTGGAGAGATGAACGCGGAGCAATTATGGGAAACTACAATGGATCCTGGATTTAGAACTTTACGTCAGGTAACTATTGATAGTTTAGCCGAAGCCGATAGAGTTTTCTCAATGTTAATGGGAGATGAGGTTCCGCCACGTAGAGAGTTTATCGAGAAAAATGCTGTTTACGCTAATATCGATGCATAA
- the mdh gene encoding malate dehydrogenase, giving the protein MKVTIVGAGNVGATCADVISYRGIASEVVLLDIKEGFAEGKALDIMQCATNTGFNTKVSGVTNDYSKTAGSDVVVITSGIPRKPGMTREELIGINAGIVKTVAENVLKFSPNTIIVVVSNPMDTMTYLALKATGLPKNRIIGMGGALDSSRFRTYLSLALDKPANDISAMVIGGHGDTTMIPLTRLASYNGIPVTEFLSEEVLQKVAADTMVGGATLTGLLGTSAWYAPGASVAFLVDSILNDQKKMIACSVFVEGEYGQNDICIGVPCIIGKNGVEEILDIKLNEQEKALFAKSADAVRGMNDALKSILV; this is encoded by the coding sequence ATGAAAGTTACCATTGTAGGAGCAGGAAATGTTGGAGCTACATGTGCAGATGTTATTTCTTATAGAGGAATTGCAAGCGAAGTAGTGTTGTTGGATATTAAAGAAGGTTTTGCCGAAGGGAAAGCGTTGGATATTATGCAATGTGCAACAAATACAGGTTTTAATACCAAAGTATCTGGTGTAACCAATGATTATTCTAAAACTGCCGGAAGTGATGTAGTAGTGATTACATCAGGAATTCCAAGAAAACCAGGAATGACTCGTGAAGAATTGATTGGTATAAACGCAGGAATTGTAAAAACAGTTGCTGAGAATGTATTGAAATTTTCTCCAAATACTATAATTGTTGTAGTTTCTAATCCAATGGATACTATGACTTATTTAGCTTTAAAAGCTACAGGATTACCAAAAAACAGAATTATTGGTATGGGTGGAGCGTTAGACAGTTCTCGTTTCAGAACATATCTCTCTTTGGCTCTTGATAAACCTGCAAATGATATCTCTGCAATGGTTATTGGAGGTCATGGTGATACTACTATGATTCCTTTAACACGTTTGGCTTCTTATAACGGAATTCCGGTAACAGAATTTCTTTCAGAAGAAGTATTGCAAAAAGTTGCTGCCGATACAATGGTAGGCGGAGCGACTCTTACAGGTCTTTTGGGAACATCAGCATGGTATGCGCCAGGAGCTTCTGTTGCCTTTCTTGTAGATAGTATTTTAAACGATCAGAAAAAAATGATTGCCTGTTCTGTTTTTGTTGAAGGAGAATATGGTCAAAATGATATATGTATAGGAGTGCCTTGTATAATAGGTAAAAACGGAGTAGAAGAAATTTTAGACATCAAATTAAACGAGCAGGAGAAAGCTTTATTTGCTAAAAGTGCAGATGCAGTTCGTGGAATGAATGACGCTTTAAAATCGATTTTAGTATAA